The genomic DNA TATATTATAAAGCTCGACAATAGGTGTTTGTCAAGAGTAAATTTAAAAAACAACGCTATAATTTTTAAAATTTAAAAAAGGATAATTGTGAAAAAAGTACTATTGATAAACGGAGCAAAAGATTTCGCACATTCAAAAGGCATGCTAAACCAAACGCTGCACAACGAAGCAAAAAACACATTGCAAAATCTCGGTATAACAGTGCAAGAAACTATAATCGATAAAGGTTATGACGTACAAAATGAATTAAAAAAATGGACAAGCAATGAAGCTATCGTCTGGCAAATGCCCGGCTGGTGGATGGGTGAACCTTGGGTAGTAAAAAAATACATAGATGAAATTTTTACAGCGGGTCATGGTGTTTTATATGAAAATGACGGAAGAAGCAGAAGCAACGCATCGGCAAAATACGGATCAGGAGGACTTGTAAAAGATAAAAAATATATGTTTAGCTTGACTTGGAATGCACCTATCGAAGCATTTACAAATACCGATCAGTTTTTCGGCGGCGTCGGCGTTGATGGCGTATATCTGCACCTGCACAAAGCTCATGAATTTATAGGAATGGGCGGTCTGCCGACTTTTATATGCAATGATGTTATGAAAAATCCGCAAGTGGAGATATACTTGCAAAATTACCGCAAACATTTAGAAAAAGTATTCGGCTAAATTTGAGCCGAATTTAAAGGCTTATAGCTCTTGTTGTAAGCCTAATTTATGCAACTCAAATACCCAAACTCTCCAGCCATTTTTTTACACTAGTGCTATTTGTAGTTGAGCTTAACGCTTTTGCGTTTTTGAAATTTACGTTGCAAGATTTTTTCAAAATTTCCACGCTCGAACGACTGTTTGAGTCGTGCCAATCAAGGTCGGCTGAAGTATAAATTTGCTCTGGTGTTATCTCGTAGATATCGCTGCAGCTTGCCTCTGCTATAGTTTTTGCAAGGAGTTTAGTTTGCCCGCTTACTGAAAAATAAGCCACTAATATTTTATTCATTTTTTCTACATTTTAAAAGTATAAATTTAAATTTTTAACATATAAAGCTACTTATTTATATTTGATATATTTTGTAAATTTGAAATAGACAAGTTAGATGCGATTTGCTCTGTATTAAAGAACAAATCTCTTTTGGTTTTTTCTTTAAACTCTGTTTTTTGGCGGCTAATGAGACCATTTGGTCATAATTGATTAGATAAGTATCGAAAGTTTCTAGCTTCAGCATATCTGCACCAACAATATGTTGGATATATGAGGCTAAAATATGTGTATTTAAAGTGTGTAAATAATAGACTACAAGGGTTTTTGAACCACTACTTGCGAATATTTTATTTGGCATATCAATAATTAAAAGCATAAATTTGATAAAATCTCTTCTATTATTCATCTAAGCTCCTTTTATCTAGTGCTAAATGCGCTCAAAGCAAATTTACTCATGCAATACGGTGTTGAATTGTTTGATACCCTAAATCCTCTTATCGAGCTAAGGTTAAATATCCTAGCCTTCACGTTTTGCGCATTTTTACCCTCATTGATAGCTTGTGGGAGCATAAACTTTAAGGCGTGTTTTGCTACAAGAAACGGTCTGTCAAATTTAGTCTTAATTACTTCGATATTTGCATAGTGTTTTTCATAAATTTATGCCTAGAATCTTGCATTTTAGCTCCTTATCTTTAAATTTATAATCCTCTTTTTCATATTTTTTACCGAATCAAGGAAATTTTTGACTTTATACTTACTCTCGCTGTTAAGTGGTACGAAAAGCATTTCCCTGCCCGGTTTTACAAGTGCATACTCGCCTACAAGTCTTATACTCATCACAAGCACCAAAAACCCAAAAACAGGATAAAACGCAAGCAAAACAAATCCCAAAGCAACCAAAAAATCAAGCGTACCTAAGACCGATTCCGATATCTTGCATTTTTTTACCTTTTTTTATATAATTTACCTATGAAAAGATTTACAATTTTTATTGCACTTTGCATCATTTCATTTATTGTTTTGCTATTTACAAACAATGATGAGTACATAATTGCTTCATCTATTATTTGTGCTACGCTTATCTATCTTTTTTTATACATTGTTGATTTATTGCCTACTTGCACAAGCAATACGTTTTATCGCTTTTTATCATTTATCACACGCATTTAAAGATTTGATAATTTCTATAGCTTCCTTTAAATACTCGTTGTATTCGCCCACATCCATACTCATAATTTCACTATATGAAAAGTGTAGAACGTGACCTATGAGAGCCACCCCATGAGTGGAGTGGGCTATGCTAAAAAACTGCTCACTTCTTTTAAGACCATAGCACAGTCTTTTGCTTCCATATTTTCAAGTTCATCTTCGCTAAGACAAGTAAGGTTGCTCGTTAGTCTAAATAGCAGATCACTATCATTTTGCCCACTACCACTCATCATAAATCTCACATCACGACCTTTTGGGTGTCTGATTTTTACTTCCTTTTTATCGCTTAACGTAACTACCGTATATTTCTCACCATTTTCTGTGAGTATTACATTACCAGCTCCAAGCCCAGCTAAAGCAGTCTCTTCTAAAGCCCTATTTATGGACTCCCACATTTACATTATTGTTTTTCATTTTTATTGTAATCTCTATTTCTTTTCCGCTGTGGTAAATACTTGCTTTAAAGAGAAACGGAACTCTATTTGTAGCTATTCAGTCCTATGGTTAGAAACTGGTTTTTGTCTATTTTTGA from Campylobacter fetus subsp. fetus includes the following:
- a CDS encoding NAD(P)H-dependent oxidoreductase, with translation MKKVLLINGAKDFAHSKGMLNQTLHNEAKNTLQNLGITVQETIIDKGYDVQNELKKWTSNEAIVWQMPGWWMGEPWVVKKYIDEIFTAGHGVLYENDGRSRSNASAKYGSGGLVKDKKYMFSLTWNAPIEAFTNTDQFFGGVGVDGVYLHLHKAHEFIGMGGLPTFICNDVMKNPQVEIYLQNYRKHLEKVFG
- a CDS encoding flavodoxin, yielding MNKILVAYFSVSGQTKLLAKTIAEASCSDIYEITPEQIYTSADLDWHDSNSRSSVEILKKSCNVNFKNAKALSSTTNSTSVKKWLESLGI
- a CDS encoding phage tail assembly protein, whose protein sequence is MWESINRALEETALAGLGAGNVILTENGEKYTVVTLSDKKEVKIRHPKGRDVRFMMSGSGQNDSDLLFRLTSNLTCLSEDELENMEAKDCAMVLKEVSSFLA